In Felis catus isolate Fca126 chromosome C2, F.catus_Fca126_mat1.0, whole genome shotgun sequence, a single window of DNA contains:
- the SIAH2 gene encoding E3 ubiquitin-protein ligase SIAH2 — MSRPSSTGPSANKPCSKQPPPQPQHAPSPAAPPAAATISAAGPGSSAVPAAAAVISGPGGGGGAGPVSPQHHELTSLFECPVCFDYVLPPILQCQAGHLVCNQCRQKLSCCPTCRGALTPSIRNLAMEKVASAVLFPCKYATTGCSLTLHHTEKPEHEDICEYRPYSCPCPGASCKWQGSLEAVMSHLMHAHKSITTLQGEDIVFLATDINLPGAVDWVMMQSCFGHHFMLVLEKQEKYEGHQQFFAIVLLIGTRKQAENFAYRLELNGNRRRLTWEATPRSIHDGVAAAIMNSDCLVFDTAIAHLFADNGNLGINVTISTCCP; from the exons ATGAGCCGCCCGTCCTCCACCGGCCCCAGCGCTAACAAACCCTGCAGCAAGCAGCCGCCGCCGCAGCCTCAGCACGCTCCGTCCCCGGCTGCGCCCCCGGCCGCCGCCACCATCTCGGCTGCGGGCCCCGGCTCGTCCGCGGTGCCCGCCGCGGCGGCGGTGATCTCGGGCCCCGGCGGCGGTGGCGGGGCTGGCCCGGTGTCCCCGCAGCACCACGAGCTGACCTCGCTCTTCGAGTGCCCGGTCTGCTTTGACTATGTCCTGCCCCCCATCCTGCAGTGCCAGGCCGGGCACCTGGTGTGTAACCAATGCCGCCAGAAGTTGAGCTGCTGCCCGACGTGCAGGGGCGCCCTGACGCCCAGCATCAGGAACCTGGCTATGGAGAAGGTGGCCTCGGCAGTCCTGTTTCCCTGCAAG TATGCCACCACGGGCTGTTCCCTGACCCTGCACCACACGGAGAAGCCAGAACACGAAGACATCTGTGAATACCGTCCCTACTCCTGCCCTTGTCCCGGTGCTTCCTGCAAGTGGCAGGGGTCCTTGGAAGCCGTGATGTCCCATCTCATGCACGCCCACAAAAGCATTACCACCCTCCAGGGAGAAGACATCGTCTTTCTAGCCACAGACATTAACCTGCCGGGGGCTGTCGACTGGGTGATGATGCAGTCGTGCTTTGGCCATCACTTCATGCTGGTGCTGGAGAAACAAGAGAAGTACGAGGGCCACCAGCAGTTCTTCGCCATCGTGCTGCTCATTGGCACCCGCAAGCAAGCCGAGAACTTTGCCTACAGACTGGAGTTGAACGGGAACCGGCGGAGACTGACCTGGGAGGCCACGCCCCGGTCCATCCACGACGGGGTGGCCGCGGCCATCATGAACAGCGACTGCCTTGTTTTTGACACAGCCATAGCGCACCTGTTTGCAGATAATGGCAACCTTGGAATCAACGTGACCATTTCTACATGTTGTCCATGA